The following coding sequences lie in one Fusarium poae strain DAOMC 252244 chromosome 1, whole genome shotgun sequence genomic window:
- a CDS encoding hypothetical protein (BUSCO:24067at5125), with protein MASAVADLEAGLQAMLNLKPPGVSGSRITSLTSLCVSNIQSESVLIQKIFTHFKKAPGTHKLGVLYVVDSVTRKWLEQAKAQAQAIDSSAPDGTYAAGVNRVTELMPVLMNDILQSAPKEQKDKIKKLLDIWEKGQTFPTPMLESFKEKLNAPPQNESTTPPGSPPANALGSARGSASATPAPSALAAPPAASGTSILEALANIARQNTSAPPANPPMPAPTTPYNMPASGTPQPVSSAMPPVSYPSASQPISMPPMPSMPYGIPHMTAQNGYGGSPINNPSNPPPNPLNGALAGAAAAAPGLGLDPKAQQQIMLIKALADQGVPFDKIPALIQSMTGVAVGGAAPPAQQSMPYAQNPAVPAQPAWGALVGKPDDSHMPGYGHTRSPPRYNGRSRSRSPDRGWGARDSPRNGRDRLDYGRDSPNRGRQDDRRGADYRQRSPHGHRGRSETPLHDQGPAEKWVEYDANLPSGHIKVYSRTLFVGGVTCSESELRGIFGRFGTVQTCIVNKDKRHAFVKMLSRQDAVAAKQGTEDSRNLEVPLRTRWGVGFGPRDCSDYSTGVSIIPIHKLTEADRKWMLTAPYGGSGGRPIESGLSVEEPDIEIGAGVSSKAISRRMQTDKGGSNGPKSTRNRDEDLSRWRRSRDNGSNNGSHHRRDDHRDLPQEGQGLNSSFPFGIGTLPNGMPNFPAGFSFPDPTN; from the exons ATGGCTTCCGCTGTCGCGGACTTAGAGGCTGGCCTTCAGGCCATGCTCAACCTTAAACCACCAGGCGTATCTGGATCTCGCATCACCAGTTTGACTTCGCTTTGCGTTTCCAACATTCAG TCTGAATCAGTTCTTATTCAGAAAATCTTTACGCATTTCAAAAAGGCACCTGGAACACACAAGTTGGGGGTACTCTACGTCGTAGACTCTGTAACCCGAAAATGGCTCGAGCAAGCCAAGGCGCAGGCGCAGGCAATAGACAGCTCTGCTCCGGATGGAACCTATGCCGCTGGCGTCAACCGAGTGACAGAACTCATGCCTGTTTTGATGAATGACATTCTGCAATCCGCCCCCAAAGAGCAAAAG GACAAGATTAAGAAACTCCTTGACATCTGGGAGAAGGGTCAGACATTCCCTACACCAATGCTCGAGTCTTTCAAAGAAAAGCTCAATGCACCACCGCAAA ATGAGTCGACAACACCTCCTGGTAGCCCACCTGCAAACGCTCTCGGTTCAGCTCGAGGCAGCGCTTCTGCTACTCCTGCTCCTTCAGCGCTCGCTGCTCCTCCGGCCGCTAGTGGTACATCTATTCTCGAGGCTCTAGCTAACATCGCTCGTCAAAACACGAGTGCTCCTCCGGCTAACCCCCCTATGCCGGCTCCTACAACCCCGTATAATATGCCTGCTTCTGGGACACCTCAGCCCGTGTCATCTGCTATGCCGCCCGTATCGTATCCCTCGGCATCTCAGCCTATAAGCATGCCTCCTATGCCTTCTATGCCCTACGGTATCCCGCATATGACGGCCCAAAATGGATATGGAGGCTCGCCAATAAACAATCCGAGTAACCCGCCTCCTAACCCGCTCAACGGGGCCTTGGCTGGAGCCGCTGCTGCAGCCCCTGGTCTAGGCCTTGATCCAAAAGCCCAGCAGCAGATCATGTTGATCAAGGCGCTGGCTGACCAAGGTGTTCCATTTGATAAAATTCCTGCTCTGATCCAGAGCATGACTGGCGTTGCCGTAGGTGGTGCCGCTCCCCCGGCTCAACAATCTATGCCATATGCTCAGAACCCTGCCGTTCCTGCTCAGCCTGCATGGGGTGCTCTTGTAGGCAAGCCAGACGATTCGCATATGCCAGGTTACGGCCATACAAGGTCTCCTCCTAGATATAATGGACGCTCTCGCTCGCGATCCCCCGATCGTGGCTGGGGTGCTCGCGACTCGCCTCGAAATGGACGTGATCGCCTAGACTACGGCCGTGATTCTCCTAACCGCGGCCGCCAGGATGATCGCCGTGGAGCTGATTATCGCCAGCGTAGCCCTCACGGCCACCGAGGCCGAAGTGAAACTCCCCTTCACGACCAAGGCCCAGCTGAGAAGTGGGTTGAGTACGATGCAAACCTCCCATCCGGGCACATCAAAGTTTATAGTCGAACACTTTTTGTCGGCGGTGTCAC TTGCTCTGAGAGTGAACTACGTGGTATCTTTGGTCGTTTTGGTACTGTGCAAACGTGCATCGTAAATAAAGACAAGCGACATGCATTCGTCAAGATGCTAAGCCGGCAGGACGCTGTCGCCGCTAAGCAAGGCACTGAAGATTCCCGTAACTTGGAAGTGCCTCTCCGT ACTCGCTGGGGTGTTGGCTTTGGTCCTCGGGATTGCAGCGACTATTCGACGGGGGTCAGCATTATCCCTATCCACAAATTGACGGAAGCCGATCGCAAATGGATGTTGACTGCGCCCTATGGTGGTAGCGGTGGACGACCGATTGAGAGTGGTCTGTCCGTGGAGGAGCCCGACATTGAGATCGGAGCAGGAGTGTCATCCAAGGCCATTAGCCGGCGCATGCAGACAGACAAGGGTGGTAGCAACGGGCCCAAGTCAACTCGCAACCGGGACGAGGACCTCTCTCGATGGCGCCGAAGCCGAGATAACGGCAGCAACAACGGTAGCCACCATCGCCGAGACGATCACCGTGACCTTCCGCAAGAAGGACAGGGCTTGAATTCTTCGTTTCCCTTTGGTATTGGCACGTTACCCAACGGCATGCCCAACTTTCCTGCTGGCTTCTCATTCCCCGACCCAACCAACTAA
- the CIT1 gene encoding citrate (Si)-synthase (BUSCO:20216at5125) — translation MASVARLSNAALRASLRSSPINGSAFNAIRCYSAKTQTLKERFAELLPEKIEQVKALRKEHGSKVVDKVTLDQVYGGARGIKALVWEGSVLDSEEGIRFRGKTIPECQELLPKAPGGKEPLPEGLFWLLLTGEVPTEQQVRDLSAEWAARSDLPKFVEELIDHCPTDLHPMAQFSLAVTALEHTSSFAKAYAKGINKKEYWGYTFEDSMDLIAKLPNIASRIYQNVFKGGKVAPIQKDKDYSFNFANQLGFADNADFVELMRLYLTIHTDHEGGNVSAHTTHLVGSALSSPFLSLAAGLNGLAGPLHGLANQEVLNWLTEFKKSVGDDLSDKAITDYLWSTLNAGRVVPGYGHAVLRKTDPRYMAQRTFAQEKMPNDPMFKLVSQVYKIAPGVLTEHGKTKNPYPNVDAHSGVLLQYYGLTEANYYTVLFGVSRAIGVLPQLIIDRALGAPIERPKSFSTDKWAELVKKL, via the exons ATGGCTTCAGTCGCTCGTCTCAGCAACGCTGCCCTCCGGGCTTCCCTCCGCTCTTCTCCCATCAATGGCTCTGCCTTCAACGCCATTCGATGCTACTCCGCCAAGACCCAG ACCTTGAAGGAGCGATTCGCCGAGCTTTTGCCCGAGAAGATTGAGCAGGTCAAGGCCCTCCGAAA GGAGCATGGTTCCAAGGTCGTTGACAAGGTCACTCTTGACCAGGTCTATGGTGGTGCTCGTGGTATTAAGGCCCTCGTTTGGGAGGGTTCCGTTCTCGACTCTGAGGAGGGTATCCGATTCCGTGGCAAGACCATCCCCGAGTGCCAGGAGCTTCTCCCCAAGGCTCCCGGTGGCAAGGAGCCTCTTCCTGAGG GTCTCTTTTGGCTTCTCCTGACCGGTGAGGTCCCTACTGAGCAGCAGGTCCGCGACCTCTCCGCTGAGTGGGCTGCCCGCTCCGATCTCCCCAAGTTCGTCGAGGAGCTCATCGACCACTGCCCTACCGACCTCCACCCCATGGCTCAGTTCTCCCTAGCCGTTACTGCTCTCGAGCACACCTCCAGCTTCGCCAAGGCCTACGCCAAGGGTATCAACAAGAAGGAGTACTGGGGCTACACCTTTGAGGACTCCATGGACCTCATTGCTAAGCTCCCCAACATCGCTTCTCGCATCTATCAGAACGTCTTCAAGGGCGGAAAGGTCGCCCCCATCCAGAAGGACAAGGATTACTCCTTCAACTTCGCCAACCAGCTTGGCTTCGCCGACAACGCCGACTTCGTTGAGCTCATGCGTCTTTACCTGACCATCCACACTGACCACGAGGGTGGCAACGTCTCTGCCCACACCACTCACCTTGTTGGCTCTGCTCTCAGCTCCCCCTTCCTCTCTCTCGCCGCTGGTCTTAACGGTCTTGCCGGTCCCCTCCACGGTCTTGCTAACCAGGAGGTCCTCAACTGGCTCACCGAGTTCAAGAAGTCTGTCGGCGATGACCTTAGCGACAAGGCCATCACTGACTATCTCTGGTCTACCCTCAACGCCGGCCGTGTCGTCCCCGGTTACGGCCACGCTGTTCTCCGAAAGACTGACCCCCGTTACATGGCTCAGCGCACTTTTGCTCAAGAGAAGATGCCCAACGACCCCATGTTCAAGCTCGTCTCTCAGGTCTACAAGATCGCCCCTGGTGTCCTCACTGAGCACGGCAAGACCAAGAACCCGTACCCCAATGTTGACGCCCACTCCGGTGTCCTCCTCCAGTACTACGGTCTCACTGAGGCTAACTACTACACCGTCCTCTTCGGTGTCTCCCGTGCCATTGGTGTCCTTCCCCAGCTCATCATTGACCGCGCTCTCGGTGCCCCCATTGAGCGACCCAAGTCTTTCTCCACTGACAAGTGGGCTGagctcgtcaagaagctgtAA
- the PMA1 gene encoding plasma membrane H+-ATPase (TransMembrane:9 (i115-137o143-162i291-312o324-356i694-715o721-740i761-781o827-850i862-880o)~BUSCO:5092at5125), with protein sequence MAEEKAVGAPALDTNIETGGFDEKRGQAPATHNPKAPVAEDEEPDEDMDALIEDLESEDGHEIDDEEEATPGGGRVVPEDQLQTDSRVGLTEAEVLARRKKWGLNAMKEERENMILKFLMFFVGPIQFVMEAAAVLAAGLEDWIDFGVICALLLLNACVGFVQEYQAGSIVEELKKTLALKAVVLRDGTLKEIEAPEVVPGDILQVEEGTIIPADGRFVTEGCFCQVDQSAITGESLAVDKHHGDSCYASSAVKRGEAFVIVTATGDNTFVGRAAALVSQSAGGTGHFTEVLNGIGTILLVLVVATLLIVWVSSFYRSNNIVEILRFTLAITIVGVPVGLPAVVTTTMAVGAAYLAKKQAIVQKLSAIESLAGVEILCSDKTGTLTKNKLSLAEPFCVAGVEPDDLMLTACLAASRKKKGIDAIDKAFLKALKFYPRAKGVLSKYKVLDFHPFDPVSKKVQAVVESPQGERIICVKGAPLFVLKTVEEDHPIPEEVDTAYKNTVAEFATRGFRSLGVARKRGEGAWEILGIMPCSDPPRHDTARTINEAKRLGLSIKMLTGDAVGIARETSRQLGLGTNVYNAERLGLGGGGDMPGSEVYDFVEAADGFAEVFPQHKYNVVEILQQRGYLVAMTGDGVNDAPSLKKADTGIAVEGASDAARSASDIVFLAPGLGAIIDALKTSRQIFHRMYAYVVYRIALSLHMEIFLGLWIAILNRSLNIELVVFIAIFADIATLAIAYDNAPFSQTPVKWNLPKLWGMSVLLGVVLAVGTWIALTTMYANSEDGGIVQNFGKIDEVLFLEISLTENWLIFITRANGPFWSSIPSWQLSGAILVVDILATLFCIFGWFVGGQTSIVAVVRIWIFSFGVFCVMGGLYYFMQGSTGFDNLMHGKSPKQNQKQRSLEDFVVSLQRVSTQHEKSQ encoded by the exons ATGGCCGAAGAGAAGGCAGTCGGCGCGCCTGCGCTCGACACCAACATCGAGACTGGCGGCTTCGATGAGAAGCGAGGACAAGCTCCCGCTACCCACAACCCCAAGGCTCCCGTCGCCGAGGATGAGGAGCCCGATGAGGACATGGACGCCCTAATTGAGGACCTCGAGTCCGAGGACGGCCACGAGATcgacgacgaagaggaggCCACTCCTGGCGGTGGACGTGTCGTTCCTGAAGACCAGCTCCAGACTGACTCTCGAGTTGGTTTAACTGAAGCAGAGGTTCTCGCACGCCGAAAGAAGTGGGGCCTCAACGCaatgaaagaagagagagagaacaTGATCCTCAAGTTCCTCATGTTCTTCGTTGGTCCCATCCAATTTGTTATG GAAGCCGCTGCTGTTTTGGCTGCTGGACTGGAGGACTGGATCGACTTTGGCGTCATTTGcgctcttctccttctcaacGCGTGTGTGGGTTTTGTGCAGGAGTATCAAG CTGGTAGTATTGTGGAAGAGCTAAAGAAGACCCTTGCTCTCAAGGCTGTTGTCCTACGTGACGGCACTCTCAAGGAGATTGAGGCCCCTGAGGTCGTTCCCGGTGACATTTTGCAGGTAGAAGAGGGTACCATCATTCCTGCTGATGGTCGTTTCGTCACCGAGGGCTGCTTCTGCCAGGTTGATCAGTCTGCCATCACCGGAGAGTCTCTCGCTGTCGACAAGCACCACGGTGACAGCTGTTACGCTTCTTCCGCTGTCAAGCGTGGTGAGGCTTTCGTTATCGTTACTGCCACTGGTGACAACACCTTCGTCGGTCGTGCCGCTGCTCTCGTTTCTCAGTCTGCTGGTGGCACCGGTCACTTCACTGAGGTTCTCAACGGAATCG GAACGATTTTGCTGGTTCTTGTCGTCGCCACTCTCCTGATCGTTTGGGTCTCTTCCTTCTACAGGTCTAACAACATCGTGGAAATCCTCCGTTTCACTCTTGCTATCACTATCGTCGGTGTCCCTGTCGGTCTTCCCGCTGTCGTCACTACAACCATGGCTGTCGGTGCCGCCTACCTCGCCAAGAAGCAGGCCATCGTCCAGAAGCTCTCCGCCATTGAGTCCCTTGCTGGTGTCGAGATTCTCTGCTCTGACAAGACTGGTACTCTGACCaagaacaagctgtctctcGCTGAGCCTTTCTGTGTCGCTGGTGTTGAGCCCGATGACCTGATGCTTACTGCTTGTTTGGCTGCTTCccgcaagaagaagggtaTTGATGCTATCGACAAGGCTTTCCTCAAGGCCCTCAAGTTCTACCCCCGCGCTAAGGGTGTTCTGTCCAAGTACAAGGTTCTTGACTTCCACCCCTTTGACCCCGTCTCCAAGAAGGTCCAGGCTGTTGTCGAGTCCCCCCAGGGCGAGCGTATTATCTGTGTCAAGGGTGCCCCTCTTTTCGTGTTGAAGACCGTCGAGGAGGATCACCCCATCCCCGAAGAAGTTGATACTGCCTACAAGAACACTGTGGCCGAGTTCGCCACTCGTGGCTTCCGATCTCTTGGTGTTGCTCGCAAGCGAGGTGAGGGTGCTTGGGAGATCCTCGGAATCATGCCTTGCTCTGACCCCCCTCGTCACGACACTGCCCGCACTATCAATGAAGCCAAGCGCCTCGGTCTCTCCATCAAGATGCTTACTGGTGACGCTGTCGGTATTGCTCGTGAGACTTCTCGTCAGCTCGGTCTCGGTACCAACGTTTACAACGCTGAGcgccttggtcttggtggtggtggtgacatGCCCGGTTCTGAGGTCTACGATTTCGTTGAGGCTGCCGATGGTTTCGCCGAGGTCTTTCCCCAGCACAAGTACAACGTCGTCGAGATTCTCCAGCAGCGTGGTTACCTTGTTGCTATGACTGGTGACGGTGTCAACGATGCTCCCTCTCTGAAGAAGGCCGATACCGGTATTGCTGTCGAGGGTGCCTCCGATGCCGCCCGATCTGCTTCCGACATTGTTTTCCTTGCTCCTGGTCTTGGTGCTATCATTGACGCTTTGAAGACTTCAAGACAGATTTTCCATCG TATGTACGCCTACGTTGTCTACCGTATCGCTCTTTCTCTGCATATGGAGATCTTCCTTGGTCTTTGGATCGCTATCCTTAACCGATCTCTCAACATTGAGCTTGTTGTCTTCATTGCTATCTTCGCCGATATCGCCACCCTTGCCATTGCCTACGACAACGCTCCCTTCTCCCAGACACCCGTCAAGTGGAACCTTCCCAAGCTCTGGGGTATGTCCGTTCTTCTCGGTGTTGTCCTGGCTGTTGGTACCTGGATCGCCCTTACTACCATGTACGCCAACTCTGAGGACGGTGGTATTGTCCAGAACTTCGGTAAGATCGACGAGGTTCTCTTCCTCGAGATCTCTCTTACTGAGaactggctgatcttcatcACCCGTGCCAACGGTCCCTTCTGGTCTTCTATCCCCTCTTGGCAGCTTTCCGGCGCCATCCTTGTCGTCGATATCCTTGCCACCCTCTTCTGTATCTTTGGTTGGTTCGTTGGTGGCCAGACCAGCATTGTCGCTGTCGTCCGTATCTGGATTTTCTCCTTCGGTGTCTTCTGTGTCATGGGTGGTCTCTACTACTTCATGCAGGGCAGCACTGGCTTTGACAACCTTATGCACGGCAAGTCTCCCAAGCAGAACCAGAAGCAGCGATCCCTTGAGGACTTCGTTGTCTCTCTTCAGCGTGTTTCTACCCAGCACGAGAAGTCTCAGTAA
- a CDS encoding hypothetical protein (BUSCO:35847at5125): MNCEIPGYYFDEEKKKYFKIEKTQTAPSSSAWSSDAIKRRKVEKKTQKAIQRRAHLVRNHIKRHFIAKDAVASALLAREIGVPYAAERGRGRLEDGDLGAATWAGGLVAKGNVPFAPSFARQRYPNMPCFYVSGEDEKTGLGVAYATLDEETLVGSYIPTDKNDSIRFSREETRSSSRVLSFRNEMVRCPQMSSIKYHRPSHKMLLTSHPEDVACPQWLLGETNHYQRLSARLGLHNEWMVHSSTPAPPSSDLVCVLGSNNGLLQVRSNETLSAISPRVAPKGTKLPQEIFAQDFQEGNHNVLLAGGRQPRLWVTDLRAPEPQWSFAKHASSITHIKSVNPHQVLVSGLQSSMALYDVRFLSRNLRGTKPLLRFSGHCNEAHINIGWDVCPELNVVAAAQDNGTMKLFSLRSGRQLRCAAVEGIRASAPIKALMFQRMPRERTASLFIGEGPLLSSR, encoded by the exons ATGAATTGTGAAATTCCTGGTTATTACTTTG ACgaggagaaaaagaagtATTTTAAGATCGAGAAAACACAGACAGCACCGTCGTCATCTGCATGGTCCTCAGACGCTATCAAACGACGCAAGGTCGAGAAGAAAACCCAGAAAGCTATTCAACGTCGAGCACACCTGGTCAGAAATCATATTAAACGCCACTTTATTGCTAAAGATGCAGTTGCCTCTGCTCTTCTTGCTCGGGAAATTGGCGTACCATATGCTGCGGAGCGTGGCCGCGGTAGATTAGAAGATGGAGATCTTGGTGCCGCGACCTGGGCAGGTGGTTTGGTAGCCAAAGGCAATGTCCCCTTTGCACCGAGCTTTGCAAGACAGCGATATCCGAACATGCCATGCTTTTATGTCTCCGGTGAAGATGAAAAGACGGGCTTGGGTGTTGCCTATGCTA CTTTGGACGAGGAAACTCTGGTAGGGAGCTATATTCCCACAGACAAGAATGATTC AATTCGCTTCTCGCGGGAAGAAACCAGATCTTCTAGCAGGGTCCTGTCATTCCGAAATGAGATGGTACGATGCCCTCAGATGTCGTCCATCAAGTACCACCGACCCTCACACAAGATGCTCTTAACCTCTC ACCCTGAGGATGTGGCTTGCCCGCAGTGGCTTCTCGGTGAAA CAAATCACTACCAAAGGCTATCGGCTCGTCTTGGATTGCATAACGAATGGATGGTCCACAGCAGCACACCAGCCCCCCCTTCCTCAGACCTAGTCTGCGTCCTTGGCTCTAACAACGGTTTGCTGCAAGTACGCTCAAATGAGACGCTTTCGGCCATTTCACCAAGAGTTGCCCCAAAGGGCACGAAACTTCCGCAAGAGATATTCGCACAAGATTTCCAAGAGGGGAATCATAATGTCTTGCTTGCTGGTGGCCGACAACCCAGGCTGTGGGTAACAGACCTTCGTGCTCCAGAGCCACAGTGGTCTTTTGCTAAACATGCAAGTTCCATCACGCATATAAAGAGCGTCAATCCGCATCAGGTTCTCGTATCAGGATTACAGAGCTCAATGGCTCTCTACGATGTACGATTTCTTTCGCGAAATCTCCGCGGAACGAAACCACTTTTGCGCTTCTCGGGGCATTGTAATGAGGCACACATCAACATTGGATGGGATGTATGCCCAGAGCTAAACGTTGTCGCTGCGGCGCAGGACAATGGGACCATGAAGCTCTTCTCGTTAAGATCGGGGCGGCAGTTACGGTGCGCAGCGGTTGAAGGTATCCGTGCAAGCGCGCCAATCAAGGCGCTGATGTTCCAGAGAATGCCAAGGGAGAGAACGGCGAGTTTGTTTATTGGTGAAGGGCCTTTGCTCT CGAGCCGTTAA
- a CDS encoding hypothetical protein (BUSCO:40828at5125) — protein MVNPSSPATNDESAKRRKKSGPGSRGVANLTPEQLAKKRANDREAQRAIRERTKNQIDTLERRIQELTNQQPYQELQSVLRAKEAVEQENADIKRRLAGIVAMLQPIIGQSAIEQAYVSPAQTYAPPVQHTTTLSIHNSHHNNAHAASTPGSAASPPSHEPPSQAHWHLLQQQQQQQHSPHTSTGGTTNTETQAASQLTQQRRSLQHGLDMGPERLGLEFLLEPSQRVNRIQNGVNGAQDTPQFHHVPMKHDWTGVNQERALHSRSASWGSQGKPGHHSQEHQCQHQVQPHQSLSAAHTPESTHSPGYSPALSTAGRSIPPRSDPNTIGSAAPIKNCPPTCPLDSLLLDFLSERRQRAADGLPTQDVVGPRYPSVSSLLNPANSAYSHPLSKVFTDILATFPDISTLPERVAVLYMMFLVMRWQIEPTQENYDRLPEWMVPLPCQTSISHSAWLDHIPFPKMRERLILDHNPSLYPFDNFFVPFTTTLSLSWPYEETDTLLQDPESDELMINPVFERHLRNLDNWKLGDAFAKAFPNLAGTFNLKESTSPRPSSSGSR, from the exons ATGGTCAACCCGTCTTCCCCAGCTACCAATGATGAGAGCGCCAAAAGGAGAAAAAAGTCTGGTCCTGGAAGTAGGGGAGTTGCCAATCTAACGCCAGAACAATTGGCCAAGAAGAGAGCGAATG ATCGTGAAGCCCAACGAGCCATTCGTGAGCGGACCAAGAATCAGATCGATACTCTTGAGCGTCGCATTCAGGAGCTCACCAACCAGCAGCCATATCAAGAACTCCAGAGCGTCCTGCGCGCCAAGGAGGCTGTTGAGCAAGAGAATGCCGACATCAAGCGTCGTTTAGCTGGCATTGTTGCCATGCTACAGCCTATCATTGGACAAT CTGCTATTGAGCAAGCTTACGTATCACCTGCTCAGACATATGCGCCTCCGGTGCAACACACTACCACCCTCAGCATTCACAACAGCCATCATAACAACGCACATGCCGCTTCTACTCCTGGCAGTGCTGCGTCCCCTCCTAGTCATGAACCTCCCAGTCAAGCCCATTGGCACCtgctccagcagcagcagcaacaacaacactcCCCTCACACATCCACTGGCGGCACAACCAATACTGAAACCCAGGCTGCGAGTCAATTAACCCAACAGCGCCGTAGTCTCCAACACGGACTCGATATGGGCCCTGAACGACTTGGGCTGGAGTTTCTTCTCGAGCCCTCGCAGCGGGTCAATCGTATCCAGAACGGAGTCAATGGTGCCCAAGACACGCCTCAGTTCCACCACGTACCAATGAAGCACGACTGGACAGGCGTGAATCAGGAGCGCGCCTTACATAGTCGCTCAGCTAGTTGGGGCTCCCAAGGAAAGCCAGGCCACCATTCACAAGAACATCAATGCCAGCACCAAGTCCAACCTCATCAAAGCCTGTCAGCCGCCCACACGCCTGAAAGCACCCATAGTCCTGGCTACAGCCCTGCTTTAAGCACAGCTGGTCGTTCAATTCCTCCTCGCAGCGATCCCAACACTATCGGCTCTGCAGCTCCTATAAAGAACTGCCCACCAACATGTCCCCTCGACTCTTTGTTACTTGACTTTCTCAGTGAGCGCCGTCAACGTGCTGCAGATGGTCTTCCCACTCAGGACGTCGTTGGTCCCCGTTACCCTTCTGTATCGTCACTCCTCAATCCTGCCAATAGCGCATATAGTCACCCCCTTTCTAAAGTCTTCACCGATATTCTCGCTACCTTTCCCGACATCTCGACCCTTCCTGAGCGTGTGGCGGTACTCTACATGATGTTTCTTGTCATGCGCTGGCAGATCGAACCTACCCAGGAGAATTATGATCGCCTCCCAGAGTGGATGGTACCACTTCCCTGTCAAACAAGCATCTCACATTCTGCTTGGCTCGATCATATTCCTTTCCCCAAAATGCGTGAACGCCTCATTCTTGACCACAACCCCTCGTTGTATCCTTTTGATAACTTTTTTGTTCCGTTTACCACGACTCTTTCACTATCTTGGCCTTACGAAGAGACGGACACGTTGCTCCAGGATCCAGAGAGCGACGAACTTATGATCAATCCTGTATTTGAACGCCATCTGCGGAACTTGGATAACTGGAAGCTGGGCGATGCTTTTGCCAAAGCGTTCCCTAACTTGGCTGGGACATTCAACCTCAAAGAATCCACCTCCCCGCGGCCATCTTCGTCGGGCAGCCGATGA